The Klebsiella quasivariicola region TAATCAATATGGTGAATTTGACGCGGCTTTTTATTTCTCAGCGTTAGTGTGATACTGCCCGGAAGATAATTAATGAGGTCGGTCATGGATCTTAAACGCTTACGCTATTTTTGCCGGGTAGTGGAACACGGTTCGGTGAGTCAGGCGGCGAAGTCGCTCAACATGGCGCAACCACCGCTCAGCAAGCGGATTCAGGAGCTTGAAGAAGAGCTGCAGGTTTCGCTTTTCGAGCGCCGCGGCAACCGCATTGAACCGACGGAAGCGGGGTATTTCTTATATCGGAAAGGCTGTGAAATTTTACGCCAGGTTGAGGATACTGCCCGCGAGACGGCTGATATTGCGCAAAAGGCCCGTGTGGAAGTACGTATTGGCTTAACTCATCTGTATCAGAATTATTTCCAGCCTTTATTAATGGAGCTCTATCGGCGCAACCCTGAGACCGCGATAAATATCTCGGTGACCGACTCAAGTCATCTGGAAACATTATTAAATGAAGGTGCTATCGACCTGGCGTTAATACAGCGGCCTTATCGCAGCGAAGGCTTCGATTATATCTCCTTCGACCCCATTAAACTGGTAGCGGTCATTAATAAAAAATGTCTGTCGCAGCCGCCTTCCAACCCCTATGACTACAATGCGCTGGCGGCGATGCCGCTGGTGCTGCTGCACCGGGCGAAAGATTCCGGCACCTATGAAATGCTCATGGACCTGTTCCGTAAATCCGGCGTTAGCGCGAAGGTGATTATGCATATTACCCAGCCCGGAGTGATCCTCGACTGGCTGGAAGACGGGCTGGAAGCGGCGACATTGCTGCCATCTTCGGAAGTGAATGCCGAAAAACTGCCTCATTGCTATGTGGTTGATGTCTTCCCCTCACCGCAGAT contains the following coding sequences:
- a CDS encoding LysR family transcriptional regulator, translating into MDLKRLRYFCRVVEHGSVSQAAKSLNMAQPPLSKRIQELEEELQVSLFERRGNRIEPTEAGYFLYRKGCEILRQVEDTARETADIAQKARVEVRIGLTHLYQNYFQPLLMELYRRNPETAINISVTDSSHLETLLNEGAIDLALIQRPYRSEGFDYISFDPIKLVAVINKKCLSQPPSNPYDYNALAAMPLVLLHRAKDSGTYEMLMDLFRKSGVSAKVIMHITQPGVILDWLEDGLEAATLLPSSEVNAEKLPHCYVVDVFPSPQIFYPALVKLPSMPYLPALMDIIAGGYPFIAPRE